The segment CCCGCGCCCGCAAAGACGACAAGTTTGCCTTCGTCCTGTGCCGCGAGCAGCGACTCTGGAATATCCAGCGTGTCGAAAAGCATAGCGCGATCATCGCGAATTGGAGCCTTTGGACAAGCTCCGCGCTCGTGCTTGCACCTGCGGGTTTTCAGCGACTTTCGTATTCTCCACCAAGTCGGAAGAGATGGAATATCCGCGTGGACCGTGGCTGCGATTCACGCTGCCCTGGATCGCTCCGTCGATTCCAGCCTGTAGGATGGTGGTCAGACTTTCGAACTGCTCGATCCTGACACAATCGCATTTCGCGCCGATCAGAACCCGTTGAGTTCCCCGCTTCGGGGATGCGGACGTTCAGCGCCGAGGGTAGACCATCATTGCTCCGCGCGCATAGATTTGGCTAACTCGACGCATGAATGATGCCGTCCAGCCGGCCCGTTTGACCGTGTTCGTCAGCTACAGCGTGCACGACACGTCCCTTGTCGACACTATCAACGGCCATCTTCTGCCACACGCGCGCGCTCTCTTTTGGGGCCAAGATAAGGTTCCGGGCCAAGATGCTTGGGGCACGATCTATTCGTGGATAGATTCAGCGGACTTGGTCGTCGTCGTGCTGACCGGTAAAACGCTATCAAGAGCACTGTCCGTGGGCAATGAAGTGGGATATGCCCGCAAGGCAGGCAAACGCATCATTCCGCTTGTCGGTCCCGAGGTTCCCAAAGGTGAACTCGGCTGCCTCGAAGGCATCACCTACATCCGGCTCGATGCCGAAGACCCGCAGAGGTCCATCT is part of the Opitutus terrae PB90-1 genome and harbors:
- a CDS encoding toll/interleukin-1 receptor domain-containing protein, whose translation is MNDAVQPARLTVFVSYSVHDTSLVDTINGHLLPHARALFWGQDKVPGQDAWGTIYSWIDSADLVVVVLTGKTLSRALSVGNEVGYARKAGKRIIPLVGPEVPKGELGCLEGITYIRLDAEDPQRSISQLHDALARFAKEQETGRALALLGLVALGIIAFSK